In Gimesia benthica, a single window of DNA contains:
- the modA gene encoding molybdate ABC transporter substrate-binding protein: MKHPAPQPRIQVCSQTGRSGKVSGLVIAGGSVVFLVIMLVLLVYTPPKDTPSSSTAKTDSSSSQTDESESGDSAADPEEENALVMYCAAGIKPPVAAMAAQFAEEEFGMPVHLQYGGSGTLLSNLQVAKKGDLYLAADTSYIEIAREKGLVDEAVSVARMHPVIMVQKGNPKGIKSIDDLLKENVTVALANPDAASIGKLTKKILTQHGKWEPLSKSARVFKPTVSEIATDVLLGAVDAAIVWDATVNQHPEKADLVDIPEFTEAMKNVTVGVLTSTEKPREALMFARYLQAPEKGQKAFAELGYETVKGDKWDPHPTILLFSGGVNRLAIQDTLKEFEEREGVTINTVFNGCGILVGQINSGQRPDAYFACDTSYMVQVQPKFSIPLTVAETDMVVIVEKGNPKQIKSIFDLVGKDVRVGLAHHEQSALGALTKKLLISLKKDDQNLYDLVQPNVKTNTPTADLLVNQLRTGSLDAAIVYRANLPYVKDKVDIIEIKEGDPLAEQPIAILKTTDYPNLMQRLVDKLTSNPSRGIFESIGFRWRITPESL; this comes from the coding sequence ATGAAACATCCCGCTCCTCAGCCCCGAATTCAGGTCTGCTCTCAAACAGGCCGCAGCGGAAAAGTGTCAGGCCTGGTGATCGCCGGCGGCTCGGTCGTCTTTCTGGTCATCATGCTGGTCCTGCTGGTTTATACGCCGCCTAAAGATACTCCTTCATCGTCTACAGCAAAGACAGACTCATCCAGTTCACAGACAGACGAATCCGAAAGTGGTGACTCTGCTGCTGATCCGGAAGAAGAGAATGCCCTGGTGATGTACTGTGCCGCGGGGATCAAACCGCCGGTCGCTGCGATGGCAGCACAATTTGCAGAAGAAGAATTTGGCATGCCGGTTCACCTGCAGTACGGCGGGTCTGGTACCCTCCTCAGTAATCTGCAGGTGGCGAAAAAAGGAGACCTCTACCTGGCAGCCGATACCAGCTACATCGAGATTGCCCGTGAAAAAGGGCTGGTCGATGAAGCTGTGAGCGTGGCCCGGATGCATCCGGTGATCATGGTGCAGAAAGGGAATCCTAAGGGTATCAAGTCGATCGATGACCTGCTCAAAGAGAATGTCACCGTGGCCCTGGCGAACCCCGATGCCGCTTCGATTGGGAAATTGACCAAAAAGATCCTTACGCAACACGGTAAATGGGAACCCCTTTCCAAGTCAGCCCGGGTGTTCAAACCGACGGTGTCAGAAATTGCCACTGATGTGCTGCTGGGGGCCGTTGATGCCGCGATTGTCTGGGATGCGACCGTAAATCAGCATCCGGAAAAAGCAGACCTGGTGGATATTCCCGAGTTCACCGAAGCGATGAAGAATGTAACCGTGGGCGTGTTGACCTCTACGGAAAAGCCCCGGGAAGCGCTGATGTTTGCCCGCTATCTGCAGGCGCCTGAAAAGGGTCAGAAAGCGTTTGCGGAGCTGGGTTACGAGACGGTTAAAGGCGATAAATGGGATCCGCATCCGACCATTCTGCTGTTCAGCGGCGGTGTGAACCGGCTGGCGATTCAGGATACGCTCAAAGAGTTCGAAGAGCGCGAAGGGGTGACAATCAATACGGTCTTTAATGGCTGTGGCATCCTGGTGGGGCAGATCAACAGCGGTCAACGTCCCGATGCATACTTCGCCTGTGATACTTCTTACATGGTGCAGGTGCAGCCCAAGTTCAGCATCCCCCTGACTGTTGCGGAAACTGATATGGTTGTAATTGTCGAAAAAGGAAACCCGAAGCAGATCAAGTCCATCTTTGATCTGGTTGGTAAAGATGTTCGCGTCGGCCTGGCGCACCACGAGCAGAGTGCCCTGGGCGCATTGACGAAAAAGCTGCTGATTTCCCTGAAAAAGGATGATCAAAATCTGTATGACCTCGTACAGCCCAATGTGAAAACCAATACGCCGACCGCAGATCTGCTGGTCAATCAGCTGCGTACCGGCTCGCTTGATGCTGCGATTGTCTACCGGGCGAATCTGCCTTACGTCAAAGACAAGGTCGACATCATTGAAATCAAAGAGGGAGATCCCCTGGCTGAACAGCCGATTGCAATTCTGAAAACGACCGATTATCCGAATCTGATGCAGCGTCTGGTGGATAAACTGACTTCCAATCCTTCGCGCGGCATTTTCGAATCGATCGGCTTCCGCTGGCGGATTACACCGGAGTCACTATGA
- a CDS encoding ABC transporter ATP-binding protein, giving the protein MLLELEQLSKSFKSGPGRVQAVDGVSLTVDATEFVAIQGPSGCGKSTLLLMAGGLLSPDSGQVLVEGTNPYRLSSDQRARFRSQHLGFVFQQFHLVPYLNVLDNVLTPALASNRSQARERARALIEQFGLEQRLHHTPAQLSTGEKQRVALARALFHQPKILLADEPTGNLDSENSTIVLNALSQFAADGGCVLMVSHDDQAVQSAQRVLGIRDGRLVTPQESESLVNS; this is encoded by the coding sequence ATGTTACTTGAACTGGAACAACTGTCGAAATCATTCAAGTCCGGTCCGGGCCGTGTCCAGGCAGTGGACGGTGTGAGCCTGACCGTCGATGCGACTGAGTTCGTCGCGATTCAGGGACCCAGCGGCTGTGGTAAGTCGACGCTCCTGCTGATGGCGGGGGGACTGCTCAGCCCCGATTCCGGTCAGGTACTGGTCGAAGGGACTAACCCGTATCGTCTTTCGAGTGATCAACGAGCCCGTTTTCGTTCACAGCATCTGGGCTTTGTATTTCAGCAGTTCCACCTTGTGCCTTACTTGAATGTGCTGGACAACGTCTTAACGCCGGCCCTGGCATCAAATCGGAGTCAGGCCCGGGAGCGCGCCCGTGCATTGATTGAACAATTTGGCCTGGAACAGCGTCTGCATCATACCCCGGCCCAGTTGAGTACCGGGGAAAAGCAGCGGGTCGCTCTGGCCCGCGCCCTGTTTCATCAGCCGAAAATTCTGCTGGCAGATGAGCCGACAGGCAACCTGGACAGCGAGAACTCCACGATCGTATTGAACGCACTCAGTCAGTTTGCCGCCGATGGTGGTTGCGTACTGATGGTCTCGCACGATGACCAGGCAGTACAGTCGGCGCAACGCGTGCTGGGGATCAGGGATGGTCGCCTCGTTACTCCTCAAGAATCAGAATCGTTAGTCAACTCCTGA
- a CDS encoding ABC transporter permease: MSIFHLILQEMQHRKMNFLLGLLSVIVAVGCLIAALTLLQADEIQTALILQQKEDEVKQAGAELNDAMRKITKGLGFNILILPADQDLEEFHLTGVVSGTMPEDNMRKLSESKIVTINHMLPMVAKKVTWPEKELDIILTGTRGEVPQLHRALKKPLQQPVPAGAMVLGYQVQKKTGLKAGDEVQLMGKGFKVAKVFPERGNADDSTVWINLKEAQQLLGMENLLNAILALECNCATEDRVAEIRKDVAEILPGTQIIERGPPALARAEARNTAAANAVASLEQEKANRIKLIERHASFAAILVPLVVLGCGAWIGFLSLENVRRRATEIGILRAIGVRSSQVFGIFIIKALLIGLVGALIGYFLGYWIGVTWGDLPAAADPAQVLFSGRWLLLSLVFAPLLSSLSSWIPALLAARQDPATILQEG; encoded by the coding sequence ATGTCAATTTTTCATCTGATTCTTCAGGAAATGCAGCACCGGAAAATGAATTTTCTGCTGGGGCTGCTGTCGGTGATCGTCGCGGTCGGCTGTCTGATTGCCGCCCTGACTCTATTGCAGGCGGACGAAATTCAGACCGCACTGATTCTGCAACAGAAGGAAGATGAGGTGAAGCAGGCAGGAGCCGAACTGAACGATGCGATGCGGAAGATTACCAAGGGGCTCGGATTTAATATTCTGATCCTCCCTGCCGACCAGGACCTGGAAGAGTTTCACCTGACCGGCGTCGTCTCGGGAACGATGCCCGAAGACAATATGCGGAAACTGTCCGAATCTAAAATTGTCACCATCAACCACATGCTGCCGATGGTGGCGAAGAAAGTGACCTGGCCCGAAAAGGAACTGGATATCATTCTCACCGGCACCCGCGGTGAAGTGCCCCAGTTGCATCGGGCTCTGAAGAAACCACTGCAGCAACCCGTGCCTGCAGGGGCAATGGTGCTGGGATACCAGGTGCAGAAGAAAACCGGTCTCAAAGCGGGCGACGAAGTCCAGCTGATGGGCAAAGGTTTCAAGGTCGCCAAAGTTTTCCCCGAACGGGGAAACGCTGATGACAGTACCGTCTGGATCAATCTCAAAGAAGCGCAGCAACTGCTGGGCATGGAAAATCTGCTGAATGCCATTCTGGCGCTGGAATGTAACTGTGCTACTGAAGACCGGGTTGCAGAAATCCGCAAGGACGTGGCTGAGATTCTGCCCGGTACCCAGATTATCGAACGTGGCCCTCCTGCTCTGGCCCGGGCCGAAGCACGCAACACAGCGGCTGCGAACGCGGTCGCTTCACTGGAGCAGGAAAAAGCGAATCGAATTAAACTGATCGAACGGCATGCCAGTTTTGCAGCGATCCTGGTGCCTCTTGTGGTGCTGGGCTGCGGTGCCTGGATTGGTTTCCTTTCTCTGGAAAATGTTCGCCGTCGAGCGACCGAGATCGGAATTCTGCGGGCGATCGGCGTGCGTTCCTCCCAGGTCTTCGGAATCTTCATCATCAAAGCACTGCTGATCGGCCTCGTGGGGGCGTTGATCGGCTATTTTCTGGGCTACTGGATCGGCGTTACCTGGGGTGACCTGCCTGCGGCTGCAGATCCGGCGCAGGTCCTCTTTTCGGGACGCTGGTTACTGTTGAGCCTGGTGTTCGCCCCCCTGCTGTCCAGTCTCTCCAGCTGGATCCCTGCCCTGCTGGCGGCCCGCCAGGATCCTGCCACCATTCTCCAGGAAGGATGA